One window from the genome of Rariglobus hedericola encodes:
- the metG gene encoding methionine--tRNA ligase, translated as MKNFYITTAIDYVNGSPHLGHAYEKVLTDVIARFRRLMGDNVYFLTGVDEHGQKVQQSAKKRGIPPQQFCDEVSEEFRALCKKLNISNNDFIRTTEERHKKVVCELLQKLYDKGEIYKAEYKGFYSTRQEQFLQDKDRNPDGTWPEIFGEVTEIIEANYFFKLQQYQTWLVDHLKANENFVFPRYRQKQVLEFLSEPLNDLCISRPKSRLEWGITLPFDEDFVTYVWFDALVNYYTAVIDKPEFWPADFHVIGKDILVPPHAVYWPIMLKAAGIEPPKSLLAHGWWSINGSKMSKSTGNFVDAAEFADKYGVDALRYFMIREMSVGQDSDFSLAQFLARYNAELANNLGNLVNRVLNMTTRFSAGVLPAPEVSEQPEQDLQALWIKTRDEVITLHEGFQFHSALERTFGFITATNAYIQTRAPWTLAKSTEAKDAVLLRTTLATIAEALRLGVTLLQAVMPGTTEKIQSVLGYTAGAVWKDELEWGSRLTGSKVAETAILFPRPEGDKAAKK; from the coding sequence ATGAAGAACTTCTACATCACGACCGCCATCGACTACGTGAACGGTTCGCCACACCTAGGCCATGCCTACGAAAAGGTGCTGACGGACGTTATCGCCCGATTCCGCCGGTTGATGGGTGACAACGTCTATTTCCTGACCGGCGTTGATGAGCACGGTCAGAAGGTCCAGCAGAGCGCCAAAAAACGCGGCATTCCGCCCCAACAGTTTTGCGACGAGGTGTCCGAAGAATTCCGCGCGCTGTGCAAGAAACTCAATATCTCCAACAACGACTTCATCCGCACCACCGAGGAGCGCCACAAGAAGGTCGTGTGCGAACTGCTCCAGAAGCTTTACGACAAGGGCGAGATCTACAAAGCCGAATACAAGGGCTTTTACTCCACGCGTCAGGAGCAGTTCCTTCAGGACAAAGACCGCAATCCCGATGGCACCTGGCCCGAGATTTTCGGCGAAGTCACCGAAATCATCGAGGCGAACTACTTCTTCAAACTGCAGCAGTATCAGACGTGGCTGGTCGACCACCTCAAGGCCAACGAGAACTTCGTGTTCCCTCGCTATCGCCAGAAGCAGGTCCTCGAGTTCCTGTCCGAGCCTCTCAACGACCTGTGTATCTCTCGTCCGAAGAGCCGTCTCGAATGGGGTATCACGCTTCCTTTCGATGAGGATTTTGTGACCTACGTCTGGTTCGACGCGCTGGTGAACTACTACACGGCCGTCATCGACAAACCCGAGTTCTGGCCGGCCGATTTCCATGTGATCGGCAAGGACATCCTGGTGCCGCCGCACGCTGTTTACTGGCCGATCATGCTCAAGGCCGCCGGCATCGAGCCGCCGAAATCGCTGCTCGCCCACGGTTGGTGGTCGATCAACGGCAGCAAAATGTCCAAGAGCACCGGCAACTTCGTCGATGCCGCCGAGTTTGCCGACAAATACGGCGTGGACGCGCTGCGCTATTTCATGATCCGCGAGATGAGCGTGGGTCAGGACAGCGATTTCTCCCTCGCGCAATTTCTCGCGCGCTACAACGCCGAGCTCGCCAACAATCTGGGCAACCTCGTCAACCGTGTGTTGAATATGACCACGCGTTTCAGCGCCGGCGTGTTGCCCGCCCCCGAGGTCTCCGAACAACCCGAGCAGGATTTGCAGGCACTCTGGATCAAGACGCGCGACGAGGTGATCACGCTACACGAAGGTTTCCAGTTCCACAGCGCGCTGGAGCGCACCTTTGGGTTCATCACCGCGACCAACGCCTACATCCAGACGCGCGCGCCGTGGACGCTTGCGAAATCCACCGAGGCGAAGGATGCCGTGCTCCTGCGCACCACGCTCGCAACGATCGCCGAGGCGCTGCGTCTTGGTGTGACGCTGTTGCAGGCGGTCATGCCCGGCACGACGGAAAAAATTCAATCGGTCCTCGGTTACACCGCCGGTGCCGTGTGGAAAGACGAACTCGAGTGGGGCTCGCGTCTCACCGGTTCGAAGGTCGCCGAGACGGCGATCCTCTTCCCTCGTCCCGAGGGCGATAAGGCCGCGAAGAAGTAA
- a CDS encoding isochorismate synthase has protein sequence MTILPINPTENASPDALIGFLRQCREAARGDGRERLVSISIQVGALDPLAVLEAIFESGELHFYAERPNIHTAIAGAEAVLVHEASGPERFESAQRFIDDVLARTIAVGDVDAPFGGPHFFSAFTFLDQVEQGEAFPAARVFVPRWQVARAGEVTTAVANLLVAPDSDLATLAERVLRAHGKFKHIDYDAKPAVPVTSQPCVFQTTEAGDFRTTVKGGLAAIAAGVVKKIVLARVQDMQTNAPLHPLRLLNGLRERFPECYSFSVANGRGQSFIGASPERLVRVSKGVLETEALAGSARRGQSASEDAALGAELLASEKDRREQGHVLESIVRRLEPLGFAPQFPSQPVLRKLANVQHLHTPVSAVMPAGIHLLDALARLHPTPAVGGSPREEAVARIRDLEGFPRGLYAGAIGWLNARGGGEFLVGIRSALVEGRNARVYAGAGIVAGSDPEREFAETELKFRAMREALLG, from the coding sequence ATGACCATCCTCCCGATCAACCCCACTGAGAACGCCTCGCCGGATGCGTTGATCGGCTTCCTGCGTCAATGCCGCGAGGCGGCGCGAGGCGACGGACGCGAGCGGTTGGTGAGCATTTCCATTCAGGTTGGCGCGCTTGATCCGCTGGCGGTGCTTGAGGCAATTTTCGAGTCGGGCGAACTGCATTTCTACGCCGAGCGCCCCAATATCCACACTGCGATCGCGGGGGCCGAGGCGGTGCTCGTTCACGAGGCTTCGGGCCCGGAGCGCTTTGAGTCCGCGCAGCGTTTCATCGACGACGTGCTGGCCCGCACTATTGCGGTGGGTGACGTGGATGCGCCGTTTGGCGGACCGCATTTTTTCAGCGCGTTCACCTTTCTCGACCAAGTGGAACAGGGAGAGGCATTCCCGGCGGCGCGCGTGTTCGTGCCTCGCTGGCAAGTCGCGCGGGCGGGCGAAGTCACCACGGCGGTCGCCAACCTGCTGGTCGCGCCTGATTCCGATCTGGCGACACTGGCGGAGCGTGTCCTGCGCGCACACGGAAAATTCAAGCACATCGACTACGACGCAAAACCGGCGGTGCCGGTCACGTCGCAACCTTGCGTATTTCAAACCACGGAGGCGGGGGATTTCCGCACGACGGTCAAAGGCGGATTGGCGGCCATTGCGGCCGGTGTCGTAAAAAAAATCGTGCTCGCTCGCGTGCAGGACATGCAGACTAACGCGCCATTACATCCGCTGCGCCTGTTGAACGGACTGCGCGAGCGCTTTCCCGAGTGTTACAGTTTTTCAGTCGCGAACGGGAGAGGGCAGAGCTTCATCGGCGCGAGTCCGGAGCGGCTGGTGCGAGTGAGCAAGGGAGTGCTCGAGACTGAGGCGCTTGCGGGATCCGCCCGTCGCGGACAAAGCGCGAGCGAAGACGCCGCCTTGGGGGCCGAGTTGCTGGCGAGCGAGAAGGACCGCCGTGAGCAGGGCCATGTGTTGGAGTCGATCGTCCGCCGATTGGAGCCGCTGGGGTTCGCCCCGCAATTTCCTTCGCAACCGGTGCTGCGCAAACTGGCCAATGTTCAACATCTTCATACGCCAGTAAGCGCGGTAATGCCGGCGGGTATTCATTTGCTGGATGCGCTGGCCCGCCTGCACCCGACGCCGGCCGTCGGCGGTTCGCCGCGTGAAGAAGCGGTCGCCCGCATCCGCGACCTCGAGGGGTTTCCGCGCGGTCTCTACGCCGGCGCGATCGGTTGGCTGAATGCGCGTGGCGGCGGAGAGTTCCTGGTCGGCATCCGCTCTGCACTCGTAGAGGGACGCAATGCCCGCGTGTATGCCGGCGCGGGGATCGTTGCCGGCTCGGATCCCGAGCGGGAATTTGCCGAGACCGAGTTGAAGTTCCGCGCTATGCGCGAAGCGTTGCTCGGTTAA
- a CDS encoding Gfo/Idh/MocA family protein, translated as MSSTPTRIRWGIIGCGDVTEIKSGPAFSKVPDSSLVAVMRRDGAKAADYARRHGVARWYDDARALVADPEVDAIYVATPPGAHLDGASLAAAAGKPCYVEKPFARSTVECDAIVSAFRTAGVPVFVAYYRRCLPRFTQVKALLADNALGTVTNIRLHFACPAPVIADPASPPWRLDAANAGAGLFLDLGSHALDLFDFLFGPLLNVDGRAANLATPLPIEDAVALTFTTQAGALGAATWNFASAIGTDEVVIEGTAGRLSFSVFGNEPLRLQTRDCEKTFDRPNPPHVQQPLIQTMVDALLGRGECPSTGESARRTSAVMDAVLDDYYGGRTDAFWSRTQTWPGRHV; from the coding sequence ATGTCTTCCACCCCGACCCGCATCCGCTGGGGCATCATCGGCTGCGGTGATGTCACCGAAATCAAAAGTGGCCCCGCTTTCTCCAAGGTGCCCGACTCCTCGCTGGTCGCCGTCATGCGCCGCGACGGAGCCAAAGCCGCCGACTACGCCCGCCGTCACGGCGTGGCCCGCTGGTATGACGATGCTCGCGCCCTCGTCGCCGATCCCGAGGTCGATGCGATCTACGTCGCCACTCCGCCCGGCGCGCACCTCGACGGTGCCTCGCTCGCGGCTGCCGCCGGCAAACCCTGCTACGTCGAAAAACCCTTCGCCCGCAGCACTGTCGAATGTGACGCCATCGTCTCCGCGTTTCGCACCGCCGGCGTCCCGGTCTTCGTTGCCTACTATCGCCGCTGCCTGCCCCGCTTCACGCAGGTCAAAGCCCTCCTCGCCGACAACGCCCTTGGAACCGTCACCAACATCCGTCTGCACTTCGCCTGCCCTGCGCCTGTGATCGCCGATCCCGCCAGTCCGCCGTGGCGCCTCGACGCGGCCAACGCCGGCGCGGGCCTGTTCCTCGATCTTGGGTCACACGCGCTCGACCTGTTCGATTTCCTCTTCGGACCATTGCTCAACGTCGACGGACGCGCCGCGAATCTCGCTACGCCACTCCCCATTGAAGACGCCGTCGCGCTGACCTTCACCACCCAGGCCGGCGCGCTCGGTGCCGCTACGTGGAATTTCGCCAGCGCCATCGGCACCGATGAAGTCGTGATCGAGGGCACGGCCGGACGACTCTCGTTCTCCGTCTTCGGCAACGAACCGCTCCGCCTCCAAACTCGCGACTGCGAAAAAACCTTCGACCGTCCTAATCCGCCGCACGTCCAGCAACCGCTCATCCAAACCATGGTCGATGCCCTGCTTGGCCGCGGCGAATGCCCGAGCACCGGCGAAAGCGCCCGGCGCACCTCGGCCGTCATGGACGCCGTGCTCGACGACTACTACGGCGGCCGCACCGATGCGTTCTGGAGCCGCACGCAAACCTGGCCGGGACGTCACGTTTAA
- a CDS encoding site-specific DNA-methyltransferase: MSEPISSPMREVHQADAIPWMRERGRIDGACAVTSLPDVSEVNMTLPAWRAWFLGAVELVVNAVPDESAALFFQSDIKRDGAWIDKGAMVVRAAEDAGARVLFHKIVARRPPGMLTYGRPGFTHLIAVSRAMNCPEVLPLPDIITDAGELKWIRAMGVRAAGHAVRFAKEQVGAKVIFDPFCGVGTVLAVANAMGLDALGVELSRKRCEQSRVLTVRPDEL; the protein is encoded by the coding sequence ATGAGTGAACCGATTTCGTCGCCGATGCGCGAAGTGCACCAAGCCGATGCGATTCCGTGGATGCGGGAGCGCGGGCGGATTGACGGGGCGTGCGCGGTGACGTCGCTGCCCGATGTGTCGGAGGTGAACATGACGCTGCCGGCGTGGCGTGCTTGGTTTCTCGGTGCGGTCGAGTTGGTCGTGAATGCCGTGCCGGATGAGAGCGCGGCCTTGTTTTTCCAGTCGGATATCAAGCGTGATGGCGCGTGGATCGATAAAGGCGCGATGGTCGTGCGCGCGGCGGAGGATGCGGGCGCGCGAGTATTGTTTCACAAGATCGTCGCGCGACGTCCGCCGGGGATGCTCACGTATGGCCGGCCCGGGTTCACGCATCTGATCGCGGTGTCGCGGGCGATGAACTGCCCCGAAGTGCTGCCGCTGCCGGACATAATCACGGACGCGGGCGAACTGAAATGGATTCGCGCGATGGGCGTGCGCGCGGCGGGGCATGCGGTGCGTTTCGCGAAGGAGCAGGTGGGAGCGAAGGTGATATTCGATCCGTTCTGCGGCGTGGGCACCGTGCTGGCGGTTGCTAACGCGATGGGGCTCGACGCGCTCGGCGTGGAGTTGTCCCGCAAACGCTGTGAGCAGTCGCGGGTGCTGACGGTGAGGCCGGACGAACTCTGA
- a CDS encoding metallophosphoesterase, translating into MSSQERSAVPSIDEASTEEAAPSNDGLMPNRMVIFVGLFSLILLLATALVSVTFRHFAGITGWTSLVIPPLLTLGFVPAMLLGFRRRNAAITALYRLSATALAFLNFALIAALVCWIACGITTLLGTSLNSRLLAFSLYGLAVVVTAYGLINAYWIRTTRATVALPNLPPTWRGRTLALVSDVHLGNVRGNAFVRRIVSRLNALKPDAVLLAGDMFDGAEVDLKTVAQSWEKLAAPQGAYFATGNHDEFSDRSKFITALTRAGVRVLHNEKLDLSGGLQLIGVHDGEAGEPVRFRKILERLSIAHDRASILLTHQPSNLTIPEAAGVSLQVSGHTHGGQFWPWTHVVSRVHGRFAYGLNRLNSLQVLTSSGVGTWGPPIRVGTRSEIVLIRLEAETAS; encoded by the coding sequence ATGTCGTCCCAAGAGCGCAGCGCAGTTCCGTCCATTGATGAAGCGAGCACCGAGGAAGCAGCCCCGAGTAATGACGGCCTCATGCCCAACCGCATGGTTATTTTTGTCGGGCTTTTTTCGCTCATCCTGCTCCTCGCGACGGCGTTGGTAAGTGTCACCTTTCGCCACTTCGCCGGCATCACCGGCTGGACCTCGTTGGTAATACCACCGTTGCTCACGCTGGGTTTTGTGCCCGCGATGCTCCTCGGCTTTCGTCGCCGAAACGCTGCGATTACCGCATTGTATCGGTTGTCGGCTACGGCGTTGGCGTTTCTCAATTTCGCGCTTATCGCCGCCCTCGTTTGCTGGATTGCCTGCGGCATCACCACGCTGCTCGGAACGTCACTCAATTCCCGCCTGCTGGCGTTTTCACTCTATGGTCTCGCCGTCGTCGTCACCGCATACGGGTTGATCAACGCCTATTGGATTCGCACCACGCGCGCCACCGTCGCACTGCCGAACCTCCCGCCGACCTGGCGAGGTCGCACCCTCGCCCTCGTGAGCGACGTCCACCTTGGCAACGTCCGCGGCAATGCCTTTGTCCGCCGCATCGTTTCGCGCCTCAACGCACTCAAGCCCGATGCAGTGCTACTCGCCGGCGACATGTTCGACGGTGCCGAAGTCGATCTTAAGACCGTTGCGCAATCTTGGGAAAAACTGGCAGCACCGCAGGGCGCCTATTTCGCAACGGGCAACCACGACGAATTTTCTGATCGTTCCAAATTTATTACCGCGCTCACCCGCGCTGGCGTGCGCGTGCTGCATAATGAAAAACTGGACCTCTCGGGAGGTCTTCAACTCATCGGCGTTCATGATGGCGAAGCCGGTGAGCCCGTGCGTTTCCGCAAGATTCTCGAACGCCTGAGCATCGCTCACGACCGCGCCAGCATTCTCCTCACGCATCAGCCATCGAACCTCACGATTCCCGAAGCTGCCGGCGTTTCTCTGCAAGTCTCGGGTCACACCCACGGCGGCCAGTTCTGGCCGTGGACGCATGTCGTTTCACGCGTTCACGGACGTTTCGCCTACGGCCTGAATCGCCTCAACTCCCTCCAAGTGCTCACCAGCAGCGGCGTCGGCACGTGGGGCCCGCCCATCCGCGTCGGCACGCGCTCCGAAATCGTGCTGATCCGCCTCGAAGCAGAGACCGCCAGCTGA
- a CDS encoding ParB N-terminal domain-containing protein, translating to MPIQTLSLDSIDIYSGTQTRVKTSEEAIESYAEEMKNGAEFPPISVYFDGATYWLADGFHRYLATKRNESLTIRAEVQPGGRGDALKHALGANATNGLHRNNSDKRNVVEIALEEWPGMANPVIAEICKVSPELVRTRRNEMVQSGRIEKAGKVTGRDGKEYPAEVEKVARGKEEKRSSEGEGGGGRPQGGGDGPGSLGGSNMELEREAREMIRRGEINPFELKTLTTANAHDYAATVINLLGTMKPGDPQRRAGLQRIKRWVEKALAGEVDTTAAVDGVEAAMLA from the coding sequence ATGCCGATCCAAACCCTCTCCCTTGATTCGATTGATATCTACAGCGGCACGCAGACCCGCGTGAAAACGAGCGAAGAAGCGATTGAAAGTTATGCCGAGGAGATGAAGAACGGCGCCGAGTTTCCGCCGATCTCGGTTTATTTCGACGGGGCGACTTACTGGCTGGCGGACGGGTTTCATCGTTACCTCGCGACGAAGCGGAATGAGTCGCTGACGATTCGCGCCGAGGTGCAGCCGGGCGGGCGGGGTGATGCGCTGAAGCACGCCCTCGGAGCGAATGCCACCAATGGTCTGCATCGCAACAACAGCGACAAGCGTAACGTCGTGGAGATCGCGCTCGAAGAATGGCCGGGCATGGCGAATCCGGTCATCGCGGAAATTTGCAAAGTGTCGCCCGAACTCGTGCGCACGCGTCGTAACGAAATGGTTCAGTCGGGTCGGATTGAAAAAGCCGGCAAGGTCACCGGTCGCGACGGGAAGGAATATCCAGCGGAAGTGGAAAAGGTTGCGCGCGGGAAGGAAGAGAAACGTTCAAGTGAAGGGGAAGGTGGCGGCGGGCGTCCGCAAGGTGGCGGCGATGGTCCGGGCTCGCTCGGTGGTTCCAACATGGAGCTGGAACGCGAAGCTCGTGAAATGATTCGTCGCGGGGAGATCAATCCGTTCGAGCTCAAGACGCTGACGACAGCGAACGCGCATGATTACGCGGCGACGGTGATCAATCTTCTCGGCACGATGAAGCCGGGTGATCCGCAACGCCGGGCGGGGTTGCAACGCATCAAGCGATGGGTGGAAAAAGCGCTCGCGGGTGAAGTGGATACCACGGCGGCGGTGGACGGGGTCGAGGCCGCGATGCTGGCGTGA